One Microbacterium marinum genomic window, CAGCGCCGTCCGCTCCTCGGTGACGTCGCGGGCGACGAGGACCACGCCGGCCGGCTGACCGTCGGCATCCGCCAGCCGCCGTGCGGTCAGGCTGAGCGCCGCGCGGCGTGATTCGGAGACCGGGTACCAGACGACCAGGTCGTCGAAGGTCTCCCCCCGCATGATTCTCGCGAGTGGGCGCTCCGAAGGGTCCAGCGGCGTCTGACCATCGGCCGCGAAGATCTCCCCCACCGCATCGACGCGGCCGAAGCCGGGGATGCGCTGCTGGAACCGGCCGAGGGCGTCGTTGACGAACGTGATCTCTCCCGACGGCCCGACGCGCAGCACGCCGAAGTCGACGGTGTCGAGCACCTCCGCGAGGAGCTGCTCCTGCCGACTCGCGTGCCGGAGCGCGGCCGTGAGGCGCTCGGTCTGCTTGTCGATCAGCGTCCGCTGTGCGACGAAGCGCCGGGTTGCGTTGTAGGTCGACGCGCCGATCGCGATGATCACCGCCGGCAGCACGATGACCGCCCAGGTCCATTCGAAGTTCGGCAGGTAGGCGAGGGTGACCCAGTAGGCGCCGATCACGCTGACGCAGGCCGCGATGAACCAGATGCGCCCGAGGGACGAGAGCCACATCGTGGGGAACGCCCAGAGGAGCGCGACGCCGGGGACGTCTGCGGAGCGGAGGAAGGCGATGGCGACGATGTCCACGAGCGGGATCACGCCCACCCACGTCGGGCTGACGCGAGACCACGGGACGGCGAGGCTCGCCAGAGCCGCGAGGACGATGATGACGACACCGACGACGAACTGCGGGACGTTCGCCAGCCATCCCGCGGCGATGCCCGACAGGAAGATCGCTCCCACAATCGCCGTGAGCAGCATCTGGTTGTTGGCCACGATGCGATCGCGCAGCTCCGTGAGCGGCATGTCCCCGGCATCCGTGCCCAGGACAGCCCGGAGCCGGCCGGGCATGCCGGGATTCGCTCCCGAACGGCGCCGATCCGCCGATGCCCTCTTGCTCACAGCTGAACGTTACCGTCCGCGCAGGTGTTCCTCACGCGGCCACGCGCGCGAGAACGACCGAGGGGCCGGAGCACGAAGCTCCGACCCCTCGGTGATGCGGGTGTTCGATCAGCGACCGGACAGCTTCTCGCGGAGAGCGGCAAGCGCCTCGTCGTCGGCGAGGGTACCGGCGCCGCCGGAGACCTCGGACGAGAAGGACGACGAACCGGTCTCGACCGGAGCGGCAGCCTCGGCCTCGAGAGCCTTGGCGACGGCGGCCTTGTGAGCCTCCCAGCGACCCTGAGCAGCGGCGTACTCGGCCTCCCAGGCGAGGCGGGCCTCGTCGAAGCCTTCCTTCCACTGGTTGGTCTCGGGGTCGAAGCCCTCGGGGTACTTGTACTCGCCGTTCTCGTCGTACTCGGTGACCATGCCGTACAGCGCCGGGTCGAACTCGGTGCCGTTGGGGTCGACAGACTCGTTGGCCTGCTTGAGCGAGAGCGAGATGCGACGACGCTCGAGGTCGATGTCGATGATCTTGATGAAGACCTCTTCGCCGACGGAGACGACCTGCTCTGCGAGCTCGACGTGCTTGCCGGAGAGCTCGGAGATGTGGACGAGGCCCTCGATGCCGTCTGCGACGCGGACGAACGCACCGAACGGGACGAGCTTCGTGACCTTACCCGGAGCGACCTGACCGATCGCGTGGGTACGGGCGAAGACCTGCCACGGGTCCTCCTGCGTCGCCTTGAGCGACAGCGAGACGCGCTCGCGGTCGAGGTCGACCTCGAGGATCTCGACGGTGACCTCCTGGCCCACCTCGACGACCTCGGAGGCGTGCTCGATGTGCTTCCAGGACAGCTCGGAGACGTGGACGAGACCGTCGACGCCACCCAGGTCGACGAACGCACCGAAGTTGACGATCGACGAGACCGTGCCCTTGCGGACCTGGCCCTTGTGGAGGTTGTTCAGGAAGTTCGAGCGCGACTCCGACTGGGTCTGCTCGAGCAGCGCACGACGCGAGAGCACGACGTTGTTGCGGTTCTTGTCGAGTTCGAGGATCTTGGCCTCGAGCTCCTGGCCGAGGTACGGCGTGAGGTCGCGGACGCGGCGCAGCTCGATGAGCGACGCGGGCAGGAAGCCGCGGAGACCGATGTCGACGATCAGACCACCCTTGACGACCTCGATCACGGAACCGGTGACAACACCGTCGTTCTCCTTGATCTTCTCGACGTCGCCCCATGCACGCTCGTACTGCGCGCGCTTCTTGGACAGGATCAGGCGGCCTTCCTTGTCCTCCTTCTGGAGAACGAGGGCCTCGACCTGGTCGCCGACGCCCACGACCTCGTTGGGGTCGACGTCGTGCTTGATCGAGAGCTCGCGCGAGGGGATGACACCCTCGGTCTTGTAGCCGACGTCGAGGAGGACCTCGTCGCGGTCGATCTTCACGACGGTGCCTTCGATGAGGTCTCCGTCGTTGAAGAACTTCAGGGTCTTCTCGACCGCGGCCAGGAAGTCCTCAGCAGATCCGATGTCGTTGATGGCGACCTGCTTGGTGGCCGGGGCGGTCGTTGCGTTAGTCATGTAGGGGGTTGTCCTTGGATGGTGTTGTCGTCGGGCCTCGGGTCAGTCCGCACGAGGACGTGCGGAAGCCGGTCGAGGCGTGGTGGATGATGTTGCGATGTCGGACAGGCGCGGCTGAAGAGCCACGTGCGTGACGCTCCAGGGTATCAGACGGCCTCGACGTAGTACCAGCGCCCGGAGTGCCGCTGGAACCGGCTGTGCTCCGAGAGGGTGCCGGACTCGCCGGTGCGTCGGTCGCGCCACCGCGCACGGAACGACACACGACCCTCGTCCCCCGCGGCGGAGCTCGCCTCCACCGTGAGCCCGAGCCAGTCCGTGTCGGTGTCGACCCCGACGTCATCGGGGCGCGTCCGCGGCGACCACGTGTCGCGCAGATGCCGGACATCGCCGAGCGCGAAGGCGGTGTACCGCGAGCGCATCAGCGCCTCGGGATCGCGTGCGTCCGCGCCGGCGAGGACCGGTCCGCAGCACGATCCGAACTCCGCGCCGCCGCAGGGGCAGGGCGCCTGAGCGTTCAACCGTCGACCTCGGGGAACGGATGCCGCAGCTCCGAAGGACATCTCCTCCCCCGATTCTCGTTGTTGGCATCCGAGCCTACGTCCTGTGGAGAACCCACCGGCGTTGCGAGTCG contains:
- a CDS encoding YchJ family protein, translated to MSFGAAASVPRGRRLNAQAPCPCGGAEFGSCCGPVLAGADARDPEALMRSRYTAFALGDVRHLRDTWSPRTRPDDVGVDTDTDWLGLTVEASSAAGDEGRVSFRARWRDRRTGESGTLSEHSRFQRHSGRWYYVEAV
- the rpsA gene encoding 30S ribosomal protein S1 — encoded protein: MTNATTAPATKQVAINDIGSAEDFLAAVEKTLKFFNDGDLIEGTVVKIDRDEVLLDVGYKTEGVIPSRELSIKHDVDPNEVVGVGDQVEALVLQKEDKEGRLILSKKRAQYERAWGDVEKIKENDGVVTGSVIEVVKGGLIVDIGLRGFLPASLIELRRVRDLTPYLGQELEAKILELDKNRNNVVLSRRALLEQTQSESRSNFLNNLHKGQVRKGTVSSIVNFGAFVDLGGVDGLVHVSELSWKHIEHASEVVEVGQEVTVEILEVDLDRERVSLSLKATQEDPWQVFARTHAIGQVAPGKVTKLVPFGAFVRVADGIEGLVHISELSGKHVELAEQVVSVGEEVFIKIIDIDLERRRISLSLKQANESVDPNGTEFDPALYGMVTEYDENGEYKYPEGFDPETNQWKEGFDEARLAWEAEYAAAQGRWEAHKAAVAKALEAEAAAPVETGSSSFSSEVSGGAGTLADDEALAALREKLSGR
- a CDS encoding sensor histidine kinase, with the protein product MPGRLRAVLGTDAGDMPLTELRDRIVANNQMLLTAIVGAIFLSGIAAGWLANVPQFVVGVVIIVLAALASLAVPWSRVSPTWVGVIPLVDIVAIAFLRSADVPGVALLWAFPTMWLSSLGRIWFIAACVSVIGAYWVTLAYLPNFEWTWAVIVLPAVIIAIGASTYNATRRFVAQRTLIDKQTERLTAALRHASRQEQLLAEVLDTVDFGVLRVGPSGEITFVNDALGRFQQRIPGFGRVDAVGEIFAADGQTPLDPSERPLARIMRGETFDDLVVWYPVSESRRAALSLTARRLADADGQPAGVVLVARDVTEERTALKARDSLVASVSHELRTPLTSILGYLELVLDNEDVAEGVHRQVDVAYRNSERLLGIVSGILAASTASRMSAEVTISPRSSDVADLLRASASDLGPVARERAIRIDIDDVTSAPAFIDPSRIRQVIDNLVSNAIKFNRDGGTVTLGSSTDGAHTWFLVRDTGIGLTPEDQDRVFERFFRAESGVPGTGLGLAISLEIVRAHGGDITVTSTLGLGTTFMVQVPANAEIAATEVEDGEA